In Carassius carassius chromosome 5, fCarCar2.1, whole genome shotgun sequence, one genomic interval encodes:
- the LOC132141252 gene encoding large ribosomal subunit protein uL11 isoform X2 produces MRCTGGEVGATSSLAPKIGPLGLSPKKVGDDIAKATGDWKGLRITVKLTIQNRQAAIEVVPSASALIIKALKEPPRDRKKVKNIKHSGSVSFDEIINIARVMRPRSIARELSGTIKEILGTAQSVGCTIDGRPPHDVIDDINSGKIECPAE; encoded by the exons ATGAGATGCACCGGTGGAGAGGTTGGTGCCACTTCCTCTCTGGCCCCCAAAATTGGACCTTTAGGTCTT TCCCCTAAAAAGGTGGGTGATGACATCGCAAAGGCCACCGGTGACTGGAAGGGCCTCCGAATCACTGTGAAACTGACCATTCAGAACAGGCAAGCAGCG ATTGAGGTGGTGCCATCAGCCTCAGCCCTCATCATCAAGGCACTGAAGGAACCTCCCCGTGACAGGAAGAAGGTCAAGAACA TTAAACACTCCGGAAGTGTTTCTTTCGATGAGATCATCAACATCGCCCGTGTCATGAGGCCACGATCTATTGCCAGGGAACTTAGTG GTACCATTAAAGAGATTCTTGGCACAGCTCAGTCTGTGGGCTGCACCATTGATGGTCGCCCTCCCCATGATGTCATTGATGACATCAACAGTGGTAAAATTGAATGCCCAGCT GAGTAA
- the LOC132141252 gene encoding large ribosomal subunit protein uL11 isoform X1 yields the protein MPPKFDPNEIKIVYMRCTGGEVGATSSLAPKIGPLGLSPKKVGDDIAKATGDWKGLRITVKLTIQNRQAAIEVVPSASALIIKALKEPPRDRKKVKNIKHSGSVSFDEIINIARVMRPRSIARELSGTIKEILGTAQSVGCTIDGRPPHDVIDDINSGKIECPAE from the exons ATGCCTCCTAAATTCGACCCCAACGAGATTAAAATTG TGTACATGAGATGCACCGGTGGAGAGGTTGGTGCCACTTCCTCTCTGGCCCCCAAAATTGGACCTTTAGGTCTT TCCCCTAAAAAGGTGGGTGATGACATCGCAAAGGCCACCGGTGACTGGAAGGGCCTCCGAATCACTGTGAAACTGACCATTCAGAACAGGCAAGCAGCG ATTGAGGTGGTGCCATCAGCCTCAGCCCTCATCATCAAGGCACTGAAGGAACCTCCCCGTGACAGGAAGAAGGTCAAGAACA TTAAACACTCCGGAAGTGTTTCTTTCGATGAGATCATCAACATCGCCCGTGTCATGAGGCCACGATCTATTGCCAGGGAACTTAGTG GTACCATTAAAGAGATTCTTGGCACAGCTCAGTCTGTGGGCTGCACCATTGATGGTCGCCCTCCCCATGATGTCATTGATGACATCAACAGTGGTAAAATTGAATGCCCAGCT GAGTAA
- the fkbp15a gene encoding FK506-binding protein 15 produces the protein MEKVKDIIPDYYDGDFLCPKSGAKLASLFGLDRAENQGNESFQFTAPKQPKKSCAILGPPPQKSIPPPCAPAVLFATAVHAFSFVNGQYVKQGKIGAAVLGNHVTKEYKILLYNSKQKQISTAQIHRRFALTIKPCNYVTFYDDQQQNWSLMFDSAKSRPEFCKEVCVARWNSEASSDSLVTQDLVQGEGQAVDVGDTVEVAYSGRLLQNHSLGQVFDSNLGKEKLQRVKLGAGKAQRGWEEGMLGMQKGGRRLLIVPPSMGHGSKGVLQHVPGNSTLVFDVEIHRVKFSKDRQSRGSVDTFSASPSTLEENTSQSVTDTDVSKVQASKGKVESVSLTSSGASKSKLISRIAKMGQPMLPFLTGAIPAQPDPSDSETEDTSELICDPSPSHSRSPKPAQMPFRSPSLSYWPDAQKQEAVVPEADLNATQGFQDQNSFKQNPCFPPQLDSFASVFPSQHIPYQTPDITSFLMSDARQHNTEILLAIEKLARRVDQLSCKVDELRKEGHFSFRHSSVSLETNMILHNIQRIIQESMCLKKEVLEKSRNSVVGEQNHKIETNKRYMEQQHSQTCLLQAEQEKVPISGECDSSTAQAHQLQQEVLSLQQRAEKQKCKQMRDIRQNMDKEMQDLRAEKENLDQVKRLLNEVFQSLRTEFDCQESYSGHTVLEILQNTIKSITMEFLSEPQELKSGIDEDKAEEEYLSTE, from the exons GGCAAAGTTGGCCTCTCTCTTTGGTCTGGACCGAGCAGAGAATCAGGGAAACGAGTCCTTCCAATTCACTGCCCCTAAACAGCCAAAAAAGTCCTGCGCCATCTTAG GCCCGCCTCCTCAGAAGTCCATCCCTCCTCCATGTGCTCCAGCTGTGCTGTTTGCTACAGCTGTTCATGCATTCAGCTT TGTGAATGGACAATATGTGAAGCAAGGCAAGATAGGAGCTGCTGTTTTAGGAAACCATGTCACCAAAGAG TACAAGATTCTGTTGTACAACAGTAAACAAAAACAGATCAGTACGGCTCAAATCCATCGCAGATTTGCCCTCACA ATTAAGCCCTGTAACTATGTCACTTTCTATGACGACCAGCAACAAAACTGGTCTTTAATGTTTGACTCGGCAAAGTCCAGGCCTGAATTCTGTAAGGAG GTGTGCGTGGCCCGGTGGAACAGTGAGGCTTCGTCAGACTCTCTGGTCACTCAGGACCTGGTCCAAGGTGAAGGTCAAGCTGTTGATGTCGGGGACACAGTGGAGGTGGCCTATTCTGGAAGGCTTTTACAGAACCATTCTTTAGGACAG GTATTTGATTCCAATCTGGGCAAAGAAAAGCTGCAGCGAGTAAAGCTCGGAGCAGGCAAAGCTCAGAGG GGATGGGAGGAAGGGATGCTTGGCATGCAGAAAGGAGGTCGACGGCTCCTTATCGTCCCTCCTAGTATGGGTCATGGTTCGAAGGGCGTCCTTCAGCATGTGCCAGGAAACAGCACTCTGGTGTTTGATGTTGAGATTCACAGA GTAAAATTTTCCAAAGACAGACAAAGTCGGGGATCAGTTGACACCTTCAGTGCATCTCCAAGTACACTAGAAGAGAACACCAGCCAATCGGTCACTGATACAGATGTTTCAAA AGTCCAAGCATCTAAGGGGAAAGTGGAATCTGTATCCCTGACA AGTTCAGGTGCTTCCAAATCCAAGCTAATCTCCCGTATAGCCAAGATGGGTCAACCCATGCTTCCCTTTCTCACTGGGGCCATTCCAGCTCAGCCTGACCCCAGTGACTCAGAAACAGAG GATACAAGTGAATTGATTTGTGATCCCTCTCCTTCACATTCGCGCTCACCAAAACCTGCACAAATGCCCTTTAGATCTCCatctt TGTCATATTGGCCTGATGCTCAGAAACAGGAAGCAGTGGTGCCAGAAGCAGATTTAAACGCTACTCAAGGTTTTCAG GATCAAAATTCTTTCAAACAAAATCCTTGTTTTCCACCACAGCTAGATTCATTTGCCTCAGTCTTCCCATCCCAGCACATTCCATACCAGA ctCCTGATATTACATCATTCTTGATGTCTGATGCTCGCCAACACAACACAGAAATTCTACTGGCTATTGAAAAGCTGGCACGCAGGGTAGACCAGCTTAGCTGCAAG GTGGATGAGCTGCGAAAAGAGGGTCACTTCTCTTTCAGACACTCGTCTGTGTCCTTAGAGACAAACATGATCCTACACAACATTCAGAGAATTATTCAG GAGAGTATGTGTCTGAAAAAGGAGGTTCTGGAGAAGAGTAGGAACAGTGTAGTGGGGGAACAGAACCACAAAATAGAGACAAATAAGAG GTATATGGAGCAGCAACACAGCCAGACTTGCCTTCTTCAGGCTGAGCAGGAAAAG GTTCCTATATCAGGAGAGTGTGATTCCTCCACTGCACAAGCACATCAGCTGCAGCAGGAGGTGCTCAGTCTCCAGCAGAGGGCAGAGAAGCAGAAGTGCAAACAGATGAGGGACATCAGACAAAACATGGATAAGGAGATGCAAGATCTGAGGGCTGAAAAGGAGAATCTGGATCAG GTGAAGCGATTGCTGAATGAAGTGTTTCAGTCTCTCAGGACAGAGTTTGATTGCCAGGAGTCTTACAGTGGACACACCGTGCTTGAGATTCTCCAAAACACCATCAAG AGTATCACCATGGAATTTCTCTCAGAACCGCAGGAGCTTAAATCAGGCATAGATGAAGATAAAGCAGAGGAAGAGTACTTGTCAACTGAATAg
- the pole3 gene encoding DNA polymerase epsilon subunit 3, producing MAERPEDLNLPNAVITRIIKEALPDGVNVSKEARRAISQAASVFVLYATSCANNFAMKAKRKTLNAGDVMSAMEEMEFERFLQPLREALEAYKKGQKGKKEASEQKRKDKEKKSSTDENDKSRDEEEDEHMDDEQEGENEGEEEDVEN from the exons ATGGCCGAGAGACCAGAGGACCTCAATCTTCCCAATGCTGTCATCACGCGGATTATAAAGGAGGCA TTGCCAGATGGCGTTAACGTCTCCAAGGAGGCTAGACGAGCGATATCTCAAGCAGCCAGTGTTTTCGTTCTCTATGCAACATCTTG TGCAAACAATTTTGCTATGAAAGCAAAAAGGAAGACACTCAACGCTGGAGATGTGATGTCAGCTATGGAGGAGATGGAGTTTGAGCGTTTCTTGCAACCCTTGCGGGAAGCACTTGAAG CTTACAAAAAAGGTCAGAAAGGCAAGAAGGAGGCATCTGAGCAAAAACGTAAGGACAAGGAGAAGAAGAGCAGCACAGATGAGAACGACAAGAGTAGAGATGAAGAGGAAGACGAGCACATGGATGATGAGCAGGAGGGAGAGAATGAAGGAGAGGAAGAAGATGTGGAGAACTGA
- the LOC132141251 gene encoding E3 ubiquitin-protein ligase LRSAM1-like, with protein MFLFSKKKKPSEDSIKRLEYQLCLAKEAGADDILDISACELAEVPSSAFSICKVLQKKVFILHGNDLRSLVPKGCFIGALATLKVLDLHENKLISLPDDIGQLLSLQVLNVEKNHIKQLPDSIGDLRHLQTLNVKGNSLTVIPVSVGRMRSLRTLDISENSIQELPKELANVRTLESLILDAQVMRYPPASVCTAGTEEVQSYLCSEMGLEYCPPSQYLLPVLEDDGGKQEVDCVDGEEMAWQSKFMDYEKKKVQKHLEKLNFEKDLEEKQREHTQLLLLNTSHKEDVLLSVKLEQQRLELGVSQQQKAQETERQNILDKARLLENNIMSRISDLLLDNKRQAKSAEFLQALEEDRIRMEHLTVITQDEANSLRKKEVAGAMQRMLSESYSLRLLQEAREAKTQILVSETCRSLHYMDRKFEQVLSLQQLDKNKAISQILQEEEMQKAAFEALQLQKDSVHAYIRNQIKLIEGELMQLTKLEVKRRNLDTENLQEVLADQRTALTDLLQQLLKQKDQREEELRMVLVEMEQKSESNQQNYWMIQYQRLLDAKPLSLRMQEAAVDADLGNLLCNLSAQHYLPIIAHHRITAEALRHMTTKDLQKLGINEVGVQKALLHWARERTLSDPFPKTAKEMQEAGPSTPSAPLQQQLTPPLTPSTPLTPTAPSPDRWSGSECVVCMEHESQVIFLPCGHVCCCQTCSAALQSCPLCRGSVSQRVRLYHG; from the exons ATGTTTCTGTTCTCCAAAAAGAAGAAACCAAGTGAAGATTCCATAAAACGCCTGGAATACCAGCTATGCTTG GCCAAAGAAGCAGGTGCGGATGATATTCTGGACATTTCTGCCTGTGAGCTTGCAGAG GTTCCCTCCAGTGCCTTTTCCATATGTAAAGTCCTCCAGAAGAAA GTGTTTATTCTTCATGGAAACGACCTGAGGTCACTTGTTCCTAAAGGTTGCTTCATTGGTGCCTTAGCAACTTTAAAG GTGTTGGACCTGCATGAAAATAAGCTCATATCACTTCCTGATGACATCGGGCAGCTTTTGTCCTTGCag GTGCTGAATGTAGAGAAGAACCACATTAAACAGCTGCCAGACTCTATTGGGGATTTACGGCATCTACAGACACTTAATGTGAAAG GGAACAGCCTTACTGTCATTCCTGTGTCTGTGGGACGCATGAGGAGCCTGCGTACACTAGACATAAGTGAGAACAGCATTCAAGAATTACCTAAAGAACTGGCCAATGTTCGCACTTTGGAA AGCCTGATTCTGGATGCACAGGTTATGAGATATCCACCTGCATCAGTGTGCACGGCTGGCACAGAGGAAGTCCAGAGCTACCTCTGTTCAG AGATGGGTCTGGAGTATTGCCCTCCATCCCAGTATCTGCTGCCTGTGCTGGAGGATGATGGAGGGAAGCAGGAGGTGGATTGTGTTGATGGTGAAGAGATGGCCTGGCAG AGTAAATTCATGGActatgagaaaaaaaag GTGCAGAAACATCTGGAAAAGTTGAACTTTGAGAAAGATCTtgaagagaaacagagagagcacACTCAGCTCCTCCTCCTCAACACTTCTCACAAAGAGGATGTCCTGCTGTCTGTCAAACTG GAGCAGCAACGGTTGGAGTTAGGTGTGTCTCAGCAGCAAAAGGCCCAGGAGACAGAGAGGCAGAATATACTGGATAAAGCACGTCTGTTAGAGAACAATATAATGAGTCGCATCTCTGACCTCCTACTTGATAACAAACG CCAGGCAAAGAGCGCCGAGTTTCTGCAAGCTCTAGAGGAAGACCG taTACGAATGGAACACCTTACTGTCATCACACAGGATGAAGCCAACTCTCTTAGGAAGAAGGAAGTGGCAG GTGCCATGCAGAGGATGCTGTCAGAGAGCTACTCTTTAAGGTTACTTCAGGAGGCCAGGGAAGCCAAGACACAGATTCTGGTGTCTGAGACCTGCAGGAG TTTGCACTATATGGATAGGAAATTTGAACAAGTGTTGTCCTTGCAGCAGCTTGACAAAAACAAAGCCATTAGTCAGATCCTTCAAGAG GAGGAAATGCAGAAGGCTGCCTTTGAAGCACTCCAACTCCAGAAAGACAGTGTGCATGCTTATATCCGTAATCAG ATTAAACTCATAGAGGGAGAGTTAATGCAGTTGACAAAGCTGGAGGTTAAGAGGAGAAATTTGGACACGGAGAATCTGCAG gaggtGCTAGCTGACCAGAGGACTGCTCTGACTGACCTACTGCAGCAGTTACTCAAACAGAAGGACCAGAGGGAGGAGGAGCTCAGGATGGTTTTG gTGGAGATGGAGCAGAAAAGCGAATCCAATCAGCAGAACTACTGGATGATCCAATATCAGAGGCTCCTGGATGCCAAACCTCTGTCTCTGCGGATGCAG GAGGCAGCTGTAGATGCGGATCTGGGGAATCTCCTGTGTAACCTCTCTGCTCAACACTATCTGCCAATCATAGCTCACCACCGAATCACTGCTGAGGCCTTGCGACACATGACCACAAAAGACCTTCAAAAG TTGGGGATCAATGAGGTTGGGGTGCAGAAAGCTCTTCTCCACTGGGCCAGAGAACGAACTCTGTCTGATC CATTTCCTAAAACAGCAAAAGAGATGCAGGAAGCTGGTCCATCCACTCCAAGTGCCCCACTCCAACAGCAGCTCACTCCTCCACTGACCCCCAGCACCCCCCTCACCCCCACTGCTCCAAGTCCTGATAGATGGAGCGGTTCCGAGTGTGTGGTGTGCATGGAGCACGAG TCACAGGTGATCTTCCTGCCGTGTGGGCATGTATGCTGTTGCCAGACCTGCAGCGCTGCCCTGCAGTCCTGCCCTCTGTGCCGTGGCTCTGTGTCTCAGCGGGTCCGTCTTTACCACGGCTAA